A single genomic interval of Lathyrus oleraceus cultivar Zhongwan6 chromosome 7, CAAS_Psat_ZW6_1.0, whole genome shotgun sequence harbors:
- the LOC127102694 gene encoding uncharacterized protein LOC127102694, which produces MELRKLASFVDGLNGFKDCFRSLLSVLSIDAKDGLLYTLVQFYDHVYWCFTFPDYQLLPTMKEYAYILGIPVSDRVESQVIVEAIHLRKSDINSNLTVKGGIRGLTSKFFTEKGFSFANAGSMVAFETMLALLIYGLVLFPNIGHFVEFNAMRIFLIRNLVPTLLDENYFSIHHKTSKEGGTIVYYAPLFDDIAWYSSIYDNVEIIDGCGEFSNVTLLGKEKGELELKDCISLELGEEEIKRI; this is translated from the exons atggaattaaggaagctagcatctttcGTGGATGGTCTTAATGGTTTCAAAGATTGTTTTAGAAGTCTTTTATCTGTTCTATCTATTGATGCCAAGGATGGTCTTCTTTATACTctggttcagttttatgatcaTGTTTACTGGTGTTTCACCTTTCCCGATTATCAGTTGTTGCCCACCATGAAGGAGTATGCTTATATTTTGGGTATACCAGTTTCTGATAGA gtTGAGTCTCAAGTTATTGTGGAAGCCATTCATCTGAGGAAGTCTGACATAAATTCCAATCTCACTGTCAAAGGAGGTATTAGAGGGTTGACTTCTAAGTTTTTTACTGAGAAAGGTTTTTCTTTTGCTAATGCTGGTAGCATGGTGGCCTTTGAAACTATGCTTGCCTTACTCATCTACGGTTTGGTCTTGTTTCCCAACATTGGCCATTTTGTTGAGTTTAATGCTATgagaatcttcttgattaggaatctgGTACCAACTTTGCTCGATGAAAattatttctccattcatcataaGACTTCTAAAGAAGGTGGAACCATTGTCTATTATGCGCCTttatt TGATGACATAGCTTGGTATTCTTCTATTTACGACAACGTTGAGATTATTGATGGTTgtggggagttctctaatgtgactcttcttg gaaaggaaaaagGTGAGCTTGAATTGAAGGATTGTATATCTTTGgagttgggtgaagaagagatcAAAAGAATTTAA